CACCGCGAACAGCCGGGCCGCCTCGGTGTCAGCCAGCTCCCCGTCCGCGCTCAGCCGGATGCCGAGCGCGGGCGCGCACCGGCGCAGCTCGGCCAGCAGCCCCTGGCTCGACCCGACCATCCCGCCACCGGCGATGTCATCGTCGGCCGGCAGGAACAGTGGATCACCGACGTCGACCGGGACGTAGTAGCCGGCGTGGTCGGAATGGCACAGCAGATGCGACTCCAACAGGGACGCCTGGTCCTCGACGAGTTCCCGGTCGGCGGCGAGCCCGCCGGCGTCGGCGATCGGGATGATCGGCCGCGCCAGGTCCACCAGGACCAGCACCCGGCGCAGCTGATGCAGACCGCTGGCGGGAAAGCTCCGCAGGCACGGGCGCGTCGACGGCACCGCCGCGTCGTACGGCTCCTGCCAGGTGACCTCCTCGCCGGCCAGAGACGTGCTCAGACGGTCGAGCTGGGCACGGCTGCGCGCCGCCGCCTCGTCGTCGATCCTGGACAGCGCCGAGGTGATCCCGACCGTTACCGCAACACTCATGCGGGGCAGGTTAACCCGCGCCGGTGACAGGTCGATCAGCCGGCGGCGGGCCAGCCAGCCGTACGCCGGTCGAGCGTGCTCGGCGTACGGCTGGCTGGACTCCCGATCGTCAGCAGGTGGCGAGCATGCCGGACAGGGCCGACTTCTCCGCGCTGTCGACGGTCAGCGAGTAGTACCACTTCACCTGGATCCAGGCGCGGGCGTACGTGCACCGGAAGGCGGCACGCGGCGGCTGCCAGCTGGCCGGGTCCTTGTCCCCCTTGGCCTGGTTGACGTTGTCGGTGACCGCCCACAGTTCGGGTCCACCGAGGTCGTTGGCGTACGTCTGACGCCGCGACGTGGTCCAGGACCAGGCGCCCGACCGCCACGCCTCGGCCAACGGCACCATGTGATCGATGTCGACGTCGGAGGCGGCGGTCCAGGTCGCCCCGTCGAACGGGCTGTACCAGGACCCGGAGGTGGCTGCGCAGCTGCTGTTGACCACGACGTTGGTGCCGTCGCGTTTGAGGACCTGCTCGCGGGTGTTGCACGAGCCGGTGATGGTGATCCAGTGTGGGAACAGGCTGCGGCTGTAGCTGGACTGGTGGGATTCGGCGGCGACGGTGAGTGAGTTGAGCCGGCTCAGTGCCGTGCTGTAGGACGGGATGTTCGGCGGGGTGGCGGTGGCGGGGACGGCGGTGAGGCTGAGGGCGACGACGACGGCGATCGCCGCAGCCGTGGCTGCCTGGATGATCCGGCGGGCCATGTGACACTCCAGACTGTCGACGCGCCGTGGCCGGACTGGGGGATCCGGACTGGGGCACGGCGACGCCGATCGATGTCAGCGAATCTAAGGATGCCGGACACCAATGCTGAAACAGCAGCGTGAACGCCATGTGAAGAAGTGCTTGATTGGTGGCCGCACCCGTCGCCACAGACACTTGAGTCCCGATCGACACACCAGGCTCACGAGCCCCGAGCGGCCCACCAGTGCTGGTGGCCGGGCATGACGATGACACCGCCGGTCGCCTACCCGGTCCCGACGCCGTCGCCGGGCACGCTGAGCATCATGGCCCGCCCGGCCGGCGGCGACCGGCTCGACGACGACCTGGCCGCGCTGGTCGACAGCGGCGCACACCTGCTCGTCTGCCTGCTCACCGCCGACGAACTCGACGAACTCGGGCTGTCCGACGAACCGGCCGCCGCCGACCGCGGCGGGCTGGAGTTCCACCACTTCCCGATCGCCGACTTCAGCGTCCCCGACCGAGCCGCCGCCGACCAGCTCACCGAGCTGATCGTCGACCGGCTCCTCGCCGGCCGGCACGTCGTCGTACACTGCCGGGCCGGCATCGGCCGGTCGTCCCTGGTGGCGGCCGCCAGTCTGGTCCGGCTCGGGCTCGACCACGAGGACGTCTGGCCGATCGTGTCGGCGGCACGTGGCGTGCCGGTGCCCGAGACCGAGGAACAACGCCGATGGCTCGCGTACGGCTGACCGCCCGCCGACTCGGAGTACGGGTGACGAGCCGACTCACCCCCCGCCGCGCGGTCCCGGCTCCGGTAGCGCACGATGGGCCGATGCCTGTCGTCGAGGCGGTGGCCACAGTCCCCGTACCCCCGGAACTGGCCTTTGCCGTGTCCCAGACCACCACGCCGGTCCGGCACCGCTGGGACCCGTTCATTCGGACCCAGCATTTCGTTGACGGCGCCACCCGGCCGGGCAAGGGCGTTCGCACGTTCACCCGGTCCCGGCACGGCCTGAGCATGATCACCGAGTACGTCTCCTACGCCCCTCCCACCAACGTGGGCATGAAAATGGTGCGTGGGCCGTGGTTCTTCGAGATGTTCGCCGGCGGCTGGCGGTTCGCGCCCGCCGCCGAGCCCGGCCACACCGTCGCCACCTGGCGGTACAGCTTCCGCTGCCGGCCGGCGGCCCTGCGGCCGATCGCCGACCGGATCGGGGTGTGGCTGCTGGGCCGCGACATCCGCCGCCGGATCGCCGGATACGCGGCCGGCTGCGCCGACCCGGACGTCGTCGCCGCTGCCAGACTGACGCTGCCAGACTGACTGACGCTGCCGGGCCGCCGCTGCCGGTCAGTCCGCCAGCAGCGCGAGGTCGGCGGTCCTCAACGTGGTCGTCACCAGCAACTCACCCTCAACGGTGGACTCGTCGTCGAGAACGATCTTCGTCGACAGTGAGCGGGCGGTGGTCCGGTTCTCGCCAGCGACCGAAGGGACAGCGACATGAGAAGGAACCTCGCGGCCGTCGTTCGCGGCCTCGTCATCGCCGCTGGCCTGGTGGCACTCGCCACCGGGCTGGTGGGCGCGGCCGAGCCCTACCAGCAGACCCGGGCGTTCCACCGGGTCGTCGAATGTGAGCAACAGAGGTCTGGCAACTGCTTCGACAGCGAACCCGGGTCGATCGTCGGCCGACGGATCTACACCACCACGTCAACGCATACCGACGCCGAGGGGCACACCTGGACGACGACCCACACCCACTACGAGATCACCTGGCAGCGCGCTGATGGCCGCCGGCAGGCCCGGGACGTGACGTCGGCCTTCTACCGCGCGGTGGGAGAAGGCACAGCGGCGACGTTGCGTCTCTGGCGTGACGAGGTCGTCGGTATCGAGGCGGCCGGACTGTCCCACTGGTTCGTGCCCGAGTCCGGCCACCGGCTCAGCGGCTGGCTGCACCTGGCCTGGCTGGGCACCGGCGTCCTACTGTGGGGGCTCTTCGGCTGGTGGGATGGCCTGTTCATGCTGGGTTTCCGCGTCTTGGCGTGGATGTTCATGAGCATCATGCCGGTGTGGGGAGCGATCAGCGTGCTGGCGTACGGCTGGAGCAGTGGCGCCGAAGTCGTCGTACAGGTCGTGTTCGGGGTGTTGTTCACGGGTGTCTCCGCCGCGATGTTGATCGCGTCGCTCTTTTTCGCCGACTGGTGAGACAGGCGCAGCGGAGCGATACAGGGTCGAGGCCGGACCCTTGGCGGGGTCCGGCCTCGACTGGTCATCGTGTGTGGAGCGGTCAGCTGTTCCAGTGCTGGGCGACGAGTTCGGCGGCCTGGGTCTCCCACTGGGCGTAGTGGTCCGGGTACGCCGACACCTGCACCACCTGCGCGGCCTCGGTCAACGCCATGTCCTGCCAGCCGTCGACCTGCTTGAGCCCGGTCAGGAACGCGGTGGTGGAGTACTCGACGTCGGTGATCTGCTCCACCGTGCCCCAGCCCGACGACGGCCGCTGCTGGAACAGGCCCTGCGAGTCGTGGTCGTTACGGTCACCCAGGTGACCCAGGTTCTCCAACTTCGACTCCTGCAGGGCGGTGGCGATCGCCACCACGGCGGCCCGCTCGTCCATGCCGGCCTTCTTCGTCGCGGCGATGATGCCCTTGACGTTGTCGGTCTGCTCGCCCGACAGGTCGATCCGGGACTGCTCGCCCCGCACACCGTGCGGGATCAGCTTGTCGTTGTCGACACTCGCGGCGGCGACGGCGACGGGGGTGGCCAGGGCGGTCGGGGCGTGCTCGGCGGCCAGGGCG
The sequence above is a segment of the Solwaraspora sp. WMMD406 genome. Coding sequences within it:
- a CDS encoding HNH endonuclease family protein, with the translated sequence MARRIIQAATAAAIAVVVALSLTAVPATATPPNIPSYSTALSRLNSLTVAAESHQSSYSRSLFPHWITITGSCNTREQVLKRDGTNVVVNSSCAATSGSWYSPFDGATWTAASDVDIDHMVPLAEAWRSGAWSWTTSRRQTYANDLGGPELWAVTDNVNQAKGDKDPASWQPPRAAFRCTYARAWIQVKWYYSLTVDSAEKSALSGMLATC
- a CDS encoding tyrosine protein phosphatase; amino-acid sequence: MTMTPPVAYPVPTPSPGTLSIMARPAGGDRLDDDLAALVDSGAHLLVCLLTADELDELGLSDEPAAADRGGLEFHHFPIADFSVPDRAAADQLTELIVDRLLAGRHVVVHCRAGIGRSSLVAAASLVRLGLDHEDVWPIVSAARGVPVPETEEQRRWLAYG
- a CDS encoding SRPBCC family protein, with protein sequence MPVVEAVATVPVPPELAFAVSQTTTPVRHRWDPFIRTQHFVDGATRPGKGVRTFTRSRHGLSMITEYVSYAPPTNVGMKMVRGPWFFEMFAGGWRFAPAAEPGHTVATWRYSFRCRPAALRPIADRIGVWLLGRDIRRRIAGYAAGCADPDVVAAARLTLPD